The window GTTTATTCTCACCATTAAATACTATCAAAACTGAACACATAAAGGTGAATGAAATACGTAGTACTAagtgaaaatgcaaaaaaaaaacaggaagaGCATAAGAGAGAGATCAGATTTATGAAGCTGTTGtattgatcttcttcttcttcttggaacTGAGTTCTTCAGCCTTCCTCTTTTTACTGCTAAAGAACACAAACGTTATCATTAAACCGATTTTGCTTCAACACAATTCATTCGCTGTCTATAAGCATACATCACAATCTAAACTAAAACTCCCAAAGTCAACTAATTTTCTGATTTAAACAACACTTTTTTTGGTCAGCCATTTAAACAAAACTTATATACTCTTTTGTCTAACTTCAACATTAACAACAAACTTGAGATGATTACTTGGATGTCAAAAACTATTTTATCTAGTACACATAAAAAATCAATGAAAATTCATGGTACCTTTCGAGAGTTTCATCCTCATCAACTTCACCAAGTATGCAGTCATCCAAGCTACTATTTCCATCTTCATCCATTTCACCAACTTCCCatgttacaaaaagaaaaaagaaactcaCAACTTGAGATTTGAAGCATGAATACACAATACCAGAGCAGTAGTAATGGGATACATAAGTGAAAAACAAACCTATtggatcttcttccccattcttttcttcttcctcttctgaaTCTGATCCCCAACGGTCTCCTCCATCATCAAAGTCCCACCTCTCTCCATCTGGTGGCATCCAAAAGTCAAGCTCCTCCTGCTCTCCAACATCTTCATCATTCTCATGTTCAACTTCATCCATAACAACATCCTCTCCATTCTCTTCCTTCTCAtctaacttcttgtttttcttcttattcttcttcttcttctttttattcttcttcttttcttcctttACGCCATTCTCCTTCACCACAGTTTCTCCACCTTCTTCTGGAATAGCACCaaactctttct of the Brassica rapa cultivar Chiifu-401-42 chromosome A03, CAAS_Brap_v3.01, whole genome shotgun sequence genome contains:
- the LOC103856080 gene encoding uncharacterized protein LOC103856080 isoform X4; translation: MAAAGEETTTSVKEGANLLGKPKYKKIENGRFRCVQTGHELLEKDKTVYSESKRCRLGLIDHALSHSKPPLNLFEQDPSSRSKLKCKLTGDTVNKTEEHIWKHINGRRFLNKLEEKEREKEFGAIPEEGGETVVKENGVKEEKKKNKKKKKKNKKKNKKLDEKEENGEDVVMDEVEHENDEDVGEQEELDFWMPPDGERWDFDDGGDRWGSDSEEEEEKNGEEDPIGEMDEDGNSSLDDCILGEVDEDETLESKKRKAEELSSKKKKKINTTAS
- the LOC103856080 gene encoding uncharacterized protein LOC103856080 isoform X2, translating into MAAAGEETTTSVKEGANLLGKPKYKKIENGRFRCVQTGHELLEKDKTVYSESKRCRLGLIDHALSHSKPPLNLFEQDPSSRSKLKCKLTGDTVNKTEEHIWKHINGRRFLNKLEEKEREKEFGAIPEEGGETVVKENGVKEEKKKNKKKKKKNKKKNKKLDEKEENGEDVVMDEVEHENDEDVGEQEELDFWMPPDGERWDFDDGGDRWGSDSEEEEEKNGEEDPIGEMDEDGNSSLDDCILGEVDEDETLESSKKRKAEELSSKKKKKINTTAS
- the LOC103856080 gene encoding myb-like protein X isoform X1; protein product: MAAAGEETTTSVKEGANLLGKPKYKKIENGRFRCVQTGHELLEKDKTVYSESKRCRLGLIDHALSHSKPPLNLFEQDPSSRSKLKCKLTGDTVNKTEEHIWKHINGRRFLNKLEEKEREKEFGAIPEEGGETVVKENGVKEEKKKNKKKKKKNKKKNKKLDEKEENGEDVVMDEVEHENDEDVGEQEELDFWMPPDGERWDFDDGGDRWGSDSEEEEEKNGEEDPIVGEMDEDGNSSLDDCILGEVDEDETLESSKKRKAEELSSKKKKKINTTAS
- the LOC103856080 gene encoding uncharacterized protein LOC103856080 isoform X3, with the protein product MAAAGEETTTSVKEGANLLGKPKYKKIENGRFRCVQTGHELLEKDKTVYSESKRCRLGLIDHALSHSKPPLNLFEQDPSSRSKLKCKLTGDTVNKTEEHIWKHINGRRFLNKLEEKEREKEFGAIPEEGGETVVKENGVKEEKKKNKKKKKKNKKKNKKLDEKEENGEDVVMDEVEHENDEDVGEQEELDFWMPPDGERWDFDDGGDRWGSDSEEEEEKNGEEDPIVGEMDEDGNSSLDDCILGEVDEDETLESKKRKAEELSSKKKKKINTTAS